The genomic interval GGGCGACGACAGCCCCCTCTTCCAGGACTGCAAGGAGAAGGGCGAGAAGTCGCCCTACTGGAACTGGTACTCGATCTGGGGCTTCCCCGTGACCACCACCCCGAAGCCCAACTACAACGCCTGGTGGGGCTTCGGCACCCTGCCCCAGCTGAGGGCGGCGAGCAACCCCGAGGTCCAGAAGTACCTGTTCTCGGTCGAGGAGCACTGGCTCAGGCAGGGCATCGACGGCTGGCGCCTGGATGTGCCCAACGAGATCGACAGCGACGACTTCTGGCGCACCTTCCGCAAGAAGGCCCGGGCCATCAACCCCGAGGCCTACATCGTGGGCGAGATCTGGGAGGATGCCGATCGCTGGCTGCAGGGCGACCAGTTCGACAGCGTCATGAACTACGTCTGGCGCAAGCACATGCTGGGCTTCTTCGCCCACGGCACCATGAACGTGGACCAGTTCGACGGGGGCCTCGAGGCGCTGCGCAACAAGTACGCCCCCGAGACCACCCAGGCCATGTTCAACATCCTGGGCTCGCACGACGTGCCGCGCTTCCTGAGCGAGGCGGGCGGCGACGTGAGCAAGCTCAAGCTCGCGGTCCTCTTCCAGATGACCTACCCCGGCGCGCCGGTCGTCTACTACGGCGACGAGATCGGCATGCAGGGCGCCAAGGACCCCGACAACCGCCGCGCCTTCGAGTGGACCCAGAGCCGCCAGAACCGCGACCTGCTGGGCTTCTACAGGCAGCTCATCGCCCTGCGCAACGCCAACCCCGTCCTGCGCACCGGCGCCTTCCGCTCGATCCGCCGCCACAACGACCTGGGCCTCTTCGGCTACGTCCGCGAGCTCGGCCAG from Pantanalinema sp. carries:
- a CDS encoding alpha-amylase family glycosyl hydrolase; the encoded protein is MRKRFGKALLAGAVLLSGCGLSPFQSAGAKDQGMRAQALSGTPGWAKNAVFYQIFPERFANGDRANDPRGVEPWGATPTFDNFMGGDLDGVTQKLPYLKELGVNALYFNPVFSSSSNHKYNTRDYMHVDPAFGGDAAFLRMLKAAHGLGMKVMLDGVFNHTGDDSPLFQDCKEKGEKSPYWNWYSIWGFPVTTTPKPNYNAWWGFGTLPQLRAASNPEVQKYLFSVEEHWLRQGIDGWRLDVPNEIDSDDFWRTFRKKARAINPEAYIVGEIWEDADRWLQGDQFDSVMNYVWRKHMLGFFAHGTMNVDQFDGGLEALRNKYAPETTQAMFNILGSHDVPRFLSEAGGDVSKLKLAVLFQMTYPGAPVVYYGDEIGMQGAKDPDNRRAFEWTQSRQNRDLLGFYRQLIALRNANPVLRTGAFRSIRRHNDLGLFGYVRELGQQKVAVLMNNSASAREWSLDVSSAFSDGTKLSDPLTGQAYAVQEGHVPLKLAPKQGIILMPVASRR